A genomic stretch from Desulfotignum balticum DSM 7044 includes:
- a CDS encoding ABC transporter permease, with the protein MTIFITAVLLLAIGSLIAVPTWEDIRQNIWSPEMRFSLKLSMITGLVSTFMVMFFAIPIGYTLSRFNFWGKGFVKTIIDLPVAFPELVLGLCLLLVFGSEFFGNILNSMGLNFVFTKQGIVVAQFFTALPYAGRIMKSTFDYINPRMEFVSRSLGYSMFETFFNVSLPLARNGILASTVIAFARCIGTFGTVLILAGGSYMQTEVLPITLYLNISYGNMGMALTSGIVLMIVSFAAIFVFEQTEASL; encoded by the coding sequence ATGACAATTTTTATCACCGCCGTGCTTTTACTGGCCATTGGGTCGCTTATTGCTGTTCCCACCTGGGAGGATATCCGGCAGAACATCTGGAGCCCTGAGATGCGGTTTTCCCTGAAACTCTCCATGATTACCGGGCTTGTTTCTACATTTATGGTCATGTTTTTTGCAATCCCCATCGGGTACACCTTATCCAGATTCAATTTCTGGGGAAAGGGGTTTGTCAAGACCATTATTGATCTGCCGGTTGCTTTTCCTGAACTGGTTCTGGGGCTCTGTCTGCTTCTGGTCTTCGGTAGTGAATTTTTCGGCAATATTCTGAATTCCATGGGACTGAACTTTGTCTTTACCAAACAGGGGATTGTCGTTGCCCAGTTTTTTACAGCCCTGCCCTATGCCGGAAGGATAATGAAATCAACATTTGATTATATTAATCCAAGGATGGAGTTTGTTTCAAGATCCCTGGGGTATTCGATGTTTGAGACCTTTTTCAATGTCAGTCTTCCCCTTGCCAGAAACGGAATTCTTGCCTCCACGGTCATTGCTTTTGCCCGGTGTATCGGCACTTTCGGCACGGTTTTAATTCTGGCCGGTGGCTCTTATATGCAGACTGAAGTGCTTCCCATCACCCTTTATCTTAATATTTCATACGGCAATATGGGAATGGCACTGACCAGCGGCATTGTATTGATGATTGTGTCTTTTGCTGCCATTTTTGTATTTGAGCAGACAGAGGCAAGCTTATGA
- a CDS encoding ABC transporter ATP-binding protein: MSFLRIEDLHINLGEFYLKNIFLTMEKGDYLMIIGPTGAGKTILLESIIGFWSPDSGKIYLENRDITKELPEKRHIGIVYQDYALLPHFTVYKNIAYGLKKIEKPGRIREKVNEMAKSLHIDHLLHRKPDTLSGGEQQRVALARSLVVEPKLLLMDEPFSALDPQTRRQTRKLLKQAVEKKNTTVVHISHDLDDAWSLASKVAVFRDGRMLQFGDLDEVFNRPGSRFIANFVGAAVITGIVAKNGKDVSTISFDDFNLQSIDEATPGTEVKVALRPENIILSKNHPEQISVQNVLKSELEEIVNEGKTSMIFLRYKNTKFRVLVTNNAVAQLSLKPGDTVYALIKSASVRII, encoded by the coding sequence ATGAGTTTTCTCAGAATTGAAGATCTTCACATCAACCTTGGAGAATTTTATCTAAAAAATATTTTTTTAACCATGGAGAAAGGGGATTACCTGATGATCATAGGGCCCACCGGGGCGGGCAAGACCATTCTCTTGGAGAGTATTATCGGATTCTGGTCCCCGGACAGCGGCAAAATTTACCTGGAGAATCGAGATATCACCAAAGAGCTGCCTGAAAAACGCCACATCGGTATTGTATACCAGGATTACGCGCTTCTTCCCCATTTTACCGTTTACAAAAATATTGCCTATGGTCTGAAAAAAATTGAAAAGCCCGGCCGTATCAGGGAAAAGGTCAATGAGATGGCGAAGTCCCTTCACATCGATCACCTCCTCCACCGCAAACCAGATACCCTTTCCGGGGGGGAACAGCAACGGGTGGCCCTGGCCCGGTCCCTTGTTGTTGAGCCCAAACTCCTTCTTATGGACGAGCCTTTTTCCGCCCTGGACCCCCAGACCCGCAGGCAGACAAGAAAACTGCTCAAGCAGGCAGTGGAGAAAAAAAATACCACGGTGGTCCATATCTCCCATGACCTTGATGATGCCTGGTCCCTGGCCAGCAAAGTGGCAGTTTTCAGGGATGGCAGGATGCTTCAGTTCGGAGATCTGGATGAGGTTTTCAACCGCCCGGGCTCCAGATTTATTGCCAATTTTGTGGGTGCTGCTGTTATAACAGGTATTGTGGCAAAGAACGGAAAGGATGTGAGCACGATTTCCTTTGACGACTTTAACCTGCAGAGTATTGACGAGGCAACGCCGGGAACGGAAGTTAAAGTGGCCCTGCGCCCTGAAAATATTATTTTGAGCAAAAATCACCCCGAGCAGATTTCTGTACAGAATGTGCTGAAAAGTGAACTGGAAGAAATTGTCAACGAAGGCAAGACATCCATGATATTTTTAAGGTACAAAAATACAAAATTCAGGGTACTGGTTACCAATAATGCGGTGGCGCAATTGAGCTTAAAACCAGGGGATACCGTCTATGCTTTGATCAAGAGCGCCAGTGTAAGGATTATATAA
- a CDS encoding DUF364 domain-containing protein — MTILEETRELVQEKIGRDYEALVVEKAVIGLFFTTVKLSNGVGGICYTPAKEIPAAVCCPSSAGRIFNPEHLNGMPVSEALSGLSSDEPIKTALSIAVLNALSTLCRQKGMAGDYKILTKTDAQDAVPMPKEKSVAVVGAFVPTLQALKARGGTWWVIEKNPETLLPEEMPHYVPADQSPEVIGQADILVITGVTLINHTLEGILSAARPDADIAVMGPTAGGLPDPLFDRGVRVVGGVEVTHPDKLLEIVSLGGSGYHFLDRYADRIVTLNHSAV; from the coding sequence ATGACAATTCTCGAAGAAACCAGAGAACTGGTCCAGGAGAAAATCGGCAGGGACTATGAGGCACTGGTGGTTGAAAAAGCGGTGATCGGACTGTTTTTCACGACGGTCAAGCTGTCCAATGGGGTGGGCGGGATCTGCTATACACCTGCCAAAGAGATTCCGGCCGCGGTCTGCTGCCCCAGCTCCGCCGGCCGGATTTTCAATCCCGAGCACTTGAACGGCATGCCCGTGTCTGAGGCATTGTCCGGGCTGTCTTCTGATGAACCCATCAAAACCGCCCTGTCCATCGCTGTTTTGAACGCCTTGAGCACCCTGTGCCGGCAGAAAGGCATGGCAGGGGATTACAAGATTCTGACAAAGACCGATGCCCAGGATGCAGTGCCCATGCCAAAGGAAAAGTCCGTGGCCGTGGTGGGGGCGTTTGTCCCCACCCTCCAGGCCCTGAAAGCCCGGGGCGGCACCTGGTGGGTGATCGAAAAGAATCCGGAAACCCTGCTGCCCGAGGAGATGCCCCATTATGTTCCGGCGGATCAGTCGCCCGAGGTGATCGGACAGGCCGATATCCTGGTCATCACCGGTGTGACATTGATCAACCACACCCTGGAGGGGATCCTTTCGGCGGCCCGGCCGGATGCGGATATCGCGGTGATGGGACCCACCGCAGGCGGGCTTCCGGACCCGCTGTTTGATCGAGGTGTCCGGGTGGTGGGCGGTGTGGAAGTGACCCACCCGGACAAATTGCTGGAAATAGTCTCTCTGGGCGGTTCCGGATATCATTTTCTGGACCGGTATGCCGACCGGATTGTGACACTGAATCATTCAGCAGTATAA